The DNA region ATACCCATTGAGCTCTTCATATGTTTTAGCAAGTAACGAAAGTTTAGAACGCACTTCATCATCACTACAGGTATCTGGAGTTAGAGAGTTGGCTCGAATTCGAAGGGGGAATGCACAGTAGATATCATCAACACCAGGTTTTACATAACACTCTTCGATGAACTGAGGATTGGAGTAAGCTAAATCTTGTGGAGCAACATTCTTTTCTACGAACTTGCCCCCTTTATATGCTTCTGCATAACCACCTTTTGGTGCGCGCAACCTAGTTCTATCAATTTCAAGGGGGCACATCTCACCACTTTTAGATAGATAGTAGAAATATGCTTTGCCAGCAGAGAGTGATCGAACGTAGTTCAGCTGAGTGCAAAGTTCCATAAACGATTAATCCCTATAGTTTTTTATAAGAATAGTTTCGCTACTGCATTCTATCGACCAAAAGGCATGATTGAAAAAGTGATCTCTTCCACTAAAACGTACTTCTATCGGGTTCACTTTCTTAGCTAACCCTATCGCATTTTCTGCATAGGCGTGACGATCGGTGATCGAGTTGCACCGTTTAGTCGGACGTTCTAACAAATGGTAGCCAATAGAAACTGGCAAATTATCAGCATCTTTCGTTATTAAATGCTCTAGGTCATCAAAGTCACTCGGCTGGTTCTCACTTGGATATAACCATCGCCCGTAGGCTGGCAAACCTTTTATGACATGGAAAAGCTCGCTCCTACTGGTAAACGTCCTTAGCCACTCAATCTGCGTCGAGAGCTGTGGTTGGTATAACGCCCCTCCGGCGAAAGCAACGGGAAGTGCCGTTTTAAGCGCGGCCTTAAAATCTGAAATTCGGCTTTCACTATGAACTCTAATAACTAAGTCTATTTCTAGGTCCGCCAATCGTTCACTACGAATGGTAGGTCGTTTCGCGTTTGAAACCGTTCTAGCTTTAGCGACCGAGTTAGGCTCGGTAAGCTTCGCGGTCGGTTGAATGTTCTCACTTCGGATATAAAAAGAGAAACTCGAAAACTCAAACAGGGAGTCACAATTAACTAACTTATTAAACTCTCTTTGGTAGCGGTGCATAAAACCCCAAACAGCCGTCATAGAGGGTGCACCACACAAGTAAGGGCTGCTCATCGCTACAGCATCTTGCACTCTCATTGATGACAAATAGATATACTGCTCACCCGTTACCTTATCTTCATTGCCATTTGGTTTACTGATTTGTTCGAGGATCCATATGATTTGGGCTTTGACGATCTGCATAAGCTTAGGGTGATAGGCAAACTTGGCGGCATATTTGTTATTTTGAAACACGAGATGTAAGCGGCGATTAAACTCACTAGCTAAGGAGCCTAGGTCCGATTCTGGTAGCGTCAAAAAGGCTTGAGCTAAAGTGTCATCATGTTCCAATTGCTGTTGATTAGGGTCAGCATCACCGATATCTCTTAACTCTATTAATGGGAGCATCCACAAAGCTATCTGCTTTCGCAAAATCTTACTTCTAACCTTACGAGCACTCTCCCTCTGCTTTTGTGTTTTTGATGGCTCAGAACCAATTAGATGATTTAATACCTGACAAATTTTGGCATTAGTTACCTGATAATCATCAAAGTAGTGACCACTCTTTTTGCAACTTTCAGGTAACGTTCCACCTCTCGCTGGTTTAACGTCTAACGGGTAGTTAAGAGCTTTCATATGCCCACCTAAACTGCCACACAAGTTCCCGATACTTGCAGAATTTGGCAGTGACGAAGACATAAAGCGAAGCTTACTTTCTCGACTTCTCGCTCTCACTTCTAACTCGCTCTGCATGGCATGACTAACCACTGGGGTCACCGAAACATAATCATCCCCCCATGGAAACCGTAGTTGCTTGCTATAAGTGCTGACACTATTGGGAAAATGATATTCAGGGAGCTGCTCTTCAATTGTGTGTTTTAAGCGAGCAAGTGACTTAGCGCCTAAACCAAACTCTTTAAGTAGTTCGAGCCAAATAGGATTTTCTTGCGTGATAAGTGAAAGAATACATACTGGCTGTGATTGCCAACTAAAAGGATTCAATAACCACAATGTGTGACGATACACCGCAGAGTTATGTGCCCACCCCAAGCGCTGCTCTAATACTCCGCTTGAAATGAATACCTCGGTTGTCGTACGAGGCTGCGCGACTATCCGCTGATCTTTAACTCGGCAGTCTGGAAACTTGAGATTATGAGTGTGGAACCATTTGATTTCATCAAGGGAAGCTTCTAAGTTCTCAGCCGCTTTTAAATGCCTTTTAGCACGAGCTAAATCTAGCCAATCCGAGCACCTATCCGCTTGATGGCTTGAACTGAGATTGAGCAAGATCGTTAATGCCTCTTTTTCAAACCCTTCAACACAGACATCTTCCGTATAGGGCATGAACATTTTCTTTAGCGTAACCTGCTTTACTGCTTCGTCATCAATTGCCAATAAGCTACTTAATTTCGTCATAATTACCACTCAGGTAGATATAAACTTAAACCATCACTTTCAGAGCTCATTCGAGTCAGCTTTGTTTCGATGACACTTCTCAGAGTAAACGCTGATTCGTGACTCGCTATCTTTGTATGTATTCTCGGCCTGATCGCGGCTTTGATCTCACCAAACTCATACAACCGATATACCTCGTCTGTTGTACAAGAAAGCAATGTAGAAGCTTCAAAGGGGCTGAGCAGTACATCACCGATATTTCCTTTCGCGCTTGAAGGAACTGTTGCCATGAGCTGAGCAAAGTAAGCTAACACCTGAGTCAGTACGGTATTGTGACTCAACTGCCGACTAGGTAACTGACGACAATCTTTAAGCAGAGCGTCAAAGGCTTCATTGAAAAACATCTTCTTCCAATCTTTTACTCGAACAAGTTCTGCCTTCTCTTTCAAGGCATCGAGGTCTTGCCACAGTGCCGTTGGCCAAGCGCAACAATATTCAACAAATGACTCAAAACTGAGGTCATCGATATCACCATAGCGATTTACATACCAAAGTAAAAAGCCATAGCGCTCGGATAACGTCATTTCCCCCGTTAACAACCCCAAGGGTTTTGAATCATTTCCTGACAACCATCGAGCGACCAATATCTCAGCCTCTGGCGCATCCTCTACTGGCGAGTTTCGGAGTTCAAAACCACATTCACATTGGTTAATACTATCGGTACTTTGGTATTCAAGTCTCGACTTACACTCAGGACAGTGATGAACCAGTTTACAGCCATGGTGTTCACAAACTTGGTGAGAGATAAATTGCCACTGCTGACGAATGTAGGGGGCTTCGTCAATGCACAGAGGGCAAATAGGCGTGAAGCGTTTGCGAAGAAAAGCATAAGGGTAATCAACCCCGAATCTATGTACAGCTTTGTATTGCGGAGAAAATTGAGCTTTTGAATGTGATAACGCTAAGCGAAGTACGCCAAAGTTAATGAGCTTTAATTGGTTCTCAAGATGGATAAGAACCCTTACTCGCATTTGGCTTGTGGTTTGAGCGTGGTAGATATTGACGCGATTGAGCTCTAAGGGGAAAGCACCAGCAATCGCTTCATGCTGATTCAACGTGTCAAACCAGATATTTTCGGCGAAATGAGAAAATCGCTCGTAACCTTGCTCTTGCGATAAGCGCAACAAGAAGCTTTCGAGCGATTCGTCAGGGTAAAGTTGAATGTCCGTTTTCACATGCCACCACTAAAACTTAGAATTTCTAAGTTTTAGTATTGCCGTTAATCCCAATAATTCAAATTCTATGGAGCCAAATTGTGACTAGAAATCAATTCCAGGTTTACCACCTTGGCATTTAGGGCACTTTCTTTGAAATACATCAGTCCCATTGGCGCCGTAAACAACACCGCACCCAGATTCAAGACATTCGAGTTTGTATGAAACTTGGTAATGGTCATTACCATTCACAAACCTCGTACCATGATTTTTCTGGTTATTACGGTTTACATAACCAATTACAGTAGTCTTCGTTGTGCCACTTTTAAACAAGTTTAATACCTTCCATTACATCCAACCTGAACCACCACACTTCCAACAACCACCATTAATACCACCATCACCACGGCAATTACTACAAGTGGTGAAGCCCGTTTTGTAAGAGCTTTGTGGTTCTGTTTTTTTAACCGTTCCAAATCTTACGCCTGCTACAGACAAAGATGATCCAGCCTTCAATTTAGGTTGATGAGTTTTCTTTGATTTAGGTGTTGGCACTTTTTCAGTTATCGTGGATGTAACTCCCCGATGCTCATCAAAACAAGCAAGCCATTTCTTAGCCTCTGATTTTGATGTCAAAGTAGCAATGACCTTTGCTCTGCTACTAACAACCCAACTACCTTGTTTTTCGTAAAGGTATAGCTTTTTAACTCCCTGTAAGCCTTGGGGTATATTAGAAAAATCGAACAAACAAGAAGAAGACTTCGTACGAGGCATCAATTCCTTAGCTAAACGAAGCTTCTTTTGGTGTAATTCAGTGACAAAAATTGACACTTGTTCAGAAGCAAGTTCAATCGATAGTTTTTTAGAAAAACTGTCACCTAGATTCTCTAGTAACTGATTTGGTTTAGAGTTGGTATGGAGGTACATCGCTCTATGATTTGGGCATAAAATTAAATCACTATAAGGACTGGAGTTAATTGATTTAGTGACAGGTATTTCTTCCCAGAAGTACTCACCGCTTTCAAGCTTGAACGGCAAAGCAGATTGGCAGATTTGACAACATAATTCGTTAGCTTTGTTAGTATACTGCTCTATCAAAAAATCTCGCGATGACTGGTACCGTTTTTCTTTAGCCACAAGCTCTGTATCTGGTTCATCAATATTCCCTGAACGAGGCCAAACCCATACATATTTGTGCTCTAAATAATACTGTTCTTTCAACCACGCAAGGTCACTTTCCCAATCTCGAATCGCTTGATTCATATTCGCTTGAGTCTTACGTTTTGCTCCCTTCGTCAGAGACGCCAACGTCTCAGCCATTTTCTTCAAGCGTTCAGAAGACGATGGTTCCCCCCATTCATTCATATAAGAACGGCTATCAACATAAGGAAGTGTCTGCATGTAGACATTCTTGAGAATGGAGCGGCGCTCTGTTTGTGGTAGCCCTTGAGCTCCCACTGTATAACCGACGGCCTTGAGAACACCGATTTGAGGCCACTGTACTTCGGGAAGTGAACCGTCAGCTTCAAATGCTATTGTCGACGGCCATCGGAACGACTTTCCAATAAGTTCAGTTCGAACTTTCAACTCACTTTCAGCTGAATGATGTGCAACATTTTCATCAGAGCCAGTCCTTTCGCTCAGCTTCTCTTGTTCTTTATCTTCTTCCGAACTGCTTTCAATAGCAAACTCTTGTCGAGTAGACAATTCAAATTCACAACTAGGCCCACCATCACTGTGCCAAAGCACATCACTCTCTTTATGGGCTGTATTATTTTCATGTTTTTTTTCAGGTGGTTGGTGGTCTGCCGAAATGTGAGGCCGCTCTTCTAGTAGCTGCTCAAAGATTGTTGGCTGTACTAAACCAAATTTTAGAGGCTCTTTAGTCTTCACGAACCC from Vibrio hyugaensis includes:
- a CDS encoding TniQ family protein, whose product is MKTDIQLYPDESLESFLLRLSQEQGYERFSHFAENIWFDTLNQHEAIAGAFPLELNRVNIYHAQTTSQMRVRVLIHLENQLKLINFGVLRLALSHSKAQFSPQYKAVHRFGVDYPYAFLRKRFTPICPLCIDEAPYIRQQWQFISHQVCEHHGCKLVHHCPECKSRLEYQSTDSINQCECGFELRNSPVEDAPEAEILVARWLSGNDSKPLGLLTGEMTLSERYGFLLWYVNRYGDIDDLSFESFVEYCCAWPTALWQDLDALKEKAELVRVKDWKKMFFNEAFDALLKDCRQLPSRQLSHNTVLTQVLAYFAQLMATVPSSAKGNIGDVLLSPFEASTLLSCTTDEVYRLYEFGEIKAAIRPRIHTKIASHESAFTLRSVIETKLTRMSSESDGLSLYLPEW
- a CDS encoding type I-F CRISPR-associated protein Csy2; translation: MTKLSSLLAIDDEAVKQVTLKKMFMPYTEDVCVEGFEKEALTILLNLSSSHQADRCSDWLDLARAKRHLKAAENLEASLDEIKWFHTHNLKFPDCRVKDQRIVAQPRTTTEVFISSGVLEQRLGWAHNSAVYRHTLWLLNPFSWQSQPVCILSLITQENPIWLELLKEFGLGAKSLARLKHTIEEQLPEYHFPNSVSTYSKQLRFPWGDDYVSVTPVVSHAMQSELEVRARSRESKLRFMSSSLPNSASIGNLCGSLGGHMKALNYPLDVKPARGGTLPESCKKSGHYFDDYQVTNAKICQVLNHLIGSEPSKTQKQRESARKVRSKILRKQIALWMLPLIELRDIGDADPNQQQLEHDDTLAQAFLTLPESDLGSLASEFNRRLHLVFQNNKYAAKFAYHPKLMQIVKAQIIWILEQISKPNGNEDKVTGEQYIYLSSMRVQDAVAMSSPYLCGAPSMTAVWGFMHRYQREFNKLVNCDSLFEFSSFSFYIRSENIQPTAKLTEPNSVAKARTVSNAKRPTIRSERLADLEIDLVIRVHSESRISDFKAALKTALPVAFAGGALYQPQLSTQIEWLRTFTSRSELFHVIKGLPAYGRWLYPSENQPSDFDDLEHLITKDADNLPVSIGYHLLERPTKRCNSITDRHAYAENAIGLAKKVNPIEVRFSGRDHFFNHAFWSIECSSETILIKNYRD